The Methyloceanibacter stevinii genome includes a window with the following:
- a CDS encoding aspartate aminotransferase family protein, whose protein sequence is MSALLPTYARSGLIFARGEGAFLFDESGERYLDFSSGIAVTALGHAHPHLVAALNEQAQKVWHVSNLYGIPGQERLGQRLCDATFADRVFFANSGAEAVEASIKCARRYHFANGAPERYRLITIEGAFHGRTLATIAAGGQAKHLEGFGPPVDGFDQVAGFDIDVIEDAISEETAGVLLEPIMGEGGMRDVPYRFLQDLRALCDEKGLLLILDEVQSGVGRTGRFYAHEWAEITPDIMASAKGLGGGFPVGACLTTEAVGQAMVPGTHGSTFGGNPLAMAVGNAVLDVVLEPGFLEHVAQMGLRLKQQLAGLADEHSEIIAEVRGQGLMMGLQCKPENTKLVAALRERGMLTVPAGDNVVRLLPPLIVGEEEIDLASRTIDAACVALKTGDAV, encoded by the coding sequence ATGTCGGCTCTCCTTCCGACCTATGCCCGCAGCGGATTGATCTTCGCGCGGGGCGAAGGTGCCTTTCTCTTTGACGAGAGCGGTGAGCGCTATCTCGACTTCTCGAGCGGGATCGCGGTGACCGCGCTCGGGCACGCGCACCCGCACCTGGTGGCCGCGCTGAACGAGCAGGCGCAGAAGGTCTGGCATGTCTCGAACCTGTACGGCATTCCCGGTCAGGAGAGGCTCGGCCAACGGCTTTGCGATGCAACTTTTGCCGACCGCGTGTTCTTCGCGAACTCCGGCGCCGAGGCCGTGGAGGCCTCGATCAAATGCGCCCGGCGCTATCATTTCGCCAACGGCGCGCCGGAACGCTACCGGTTGATCACCATCGAGGGCGCCTTTCATGGCCGGACGCTCGCGACCATCGCCGCCGGCGGCCAGGCCAAGCATTTGGAAGGCTTCGGGCCGCCCGTGGACGGGTTCGATCAGGTGGCGGGCTTCGACATCGACGTCATTGAGGACGCGATTTCGGAGGAGACCGCCGGCGTGCTTCTGGAGCCCATCATGGGCGAGGGCGGCATGCGCGACGTGCCGTATCGCTTCCTGCAGGACTTGCGCGCGCTGTGCGACGAGAAGGGGCTGCTGCTGATCCTCGACGAGGTGCAGTCGGGCGTCGGCCGCACCGGCCGCTTCTATGCGCATGAATGGGCGGAGATCACGCCGGACATCATGGCCTCCGCGAAAGGGCTCGGCGGCGGCTTCCCGGTCGGCGCCTGCCTCACCACGGAGGCTGTGGGCCAGGCCATGGTTCCCGGCACGCATGGGTCCACGTTCGGCGGCAATCCGCTGGCCATGGCCGTCGGCAACGCCGTGCTCGACGTCGTCCTGGAGCCGGGCTTTCTCGAACATGTCGCGCAAATGGGCTTAAGATTGAAGCAGCAGCTTGCCGGCCTTGCCGACGAGCACAGCGAGATCATCGCCGAAGTGCGGGGCCAGGGGCTCATGATGGGACTGCAATGCAAGCCCGAGAATACCAAGCTTGTCGCGGCCCTGCGCGAGCGGGGGATGCTGACCGTCCCGGCCGGTGACAATGTCGTGCGGTTGCTTCCGCCCCTGATCGTCGGCGAGGAGGAGATCGATCTCGCCAGCCGTACCATCGATGCCGCTTGCGTCGCCCTGAAAACGGGTGATGCGGTTTAG
- the pstC gene encoding phosphate ABC transporter permease subunit PstC, translating to MSTFTILAILIGAGVLAYFIGRMRSIQVCGGEQHKLHSRPSYNGYYLAILTALPAIILFAGWSIAERPVTRYIAMQELGPKVLQGTDAEQALTMSVVDTIAEGLPQLTSEEFEVLRKARYGFVTTSDARDVLSRHSVVLGSDPERSVLAAADELASARATSRLIMPIACFALAALGFAWGYSRIRPELRARNITEAVMRSGLFLASTVAVLTTVGIVLSVLFETIHFFQFVSPFDFLFGTVWDPRFATVGKAEGQFGLLPLLWGTLFISAVALLVAVPVGLFAAIYMSEYAGSKVRAFAKPVLEILAGIPTIVYGFFALSVFGPLLRDLGFNIGLEVSASSVLTAGIVMGVMIIPFVSSLSDDIITPVPQSLREGSYGLGATQSETIKKVILPAALPGIVGAVLLAASRAIGETMIVVLAAGIAANLTLNPLEPVTTITVKIVSQLTGDLEFNSPQTLVAFALGLTLFIITLALNVYALYIVRKYREQYE from the coding sequence GTGTCCACTTTCACGATACTTGCCATACTGATAGGCGCAGGCGTCCTCGCCTATTTCATCGGCCGCATGCGCAGCATCCAGGTCTGCGGCGGTGAGCAGCATAAGCTCCACTCGCGTCCGTCCTATAACGGCTACTACCTCGCGATCCTGACTGCCCTTCCGGCGATTATCCTGTTCGCCGGCTGGAGTATCGCGGAACGACCCGTCACCCGATACATCGCCATGCAGGAGCTCGGGCCCAAAGTGCTGCAGGGCACCGATGCCGAGCAGGCTCTCACCATGAGCGTGGTCGATACGATCGCAGAGGGCCTGCCGCAGCTCACCTCAGAAGAGTTTGAGGTGCTGCGCAAGGCCCGGTACGGTTTCGTCACCACCTCCGATGCGCGGGACGTGTTGTCCCGGCACAGCGTCGTTCTGGGATCCGATCCTGAGCGTTCGGTGTTGGCCGCCGCCGATGAGCTGGCATCGGCGCGCGCGACCAGCCGGCTCATCATGCCAATCGCCTGTTTCGCTCTCGCGGCGCTTGGCTTTGCCTGGGGCTACTCGCGCATCCGTCCGGAATTGCGCGCCCGCAACATCACCGAGGCAGTGATGCGCTCAGGGCTATTCCTGGCATCGACCGTCGCGGTGCTCACGACCGTCGGCATCGTCCTGTCGGTGCTGTTCGAAACCATCCACTTCTTCCAGTTCGTCTCGCCGTTCGACTTCTTGTTCGGAACGGTCTGGGATCCGCGTTTCGCGACAGTCGGCAAGGCCGAAGGTCAGTTCGGCCTCCTCCCGCTTCTGTGGGGTACGCTGTTCATCTCGGCGGTCGCGCTCTTGGTCGCCGTGCCGGTCGGCCTCTTCGCCGCGATCTACATGTCCGAATATGCCGGATCCAAGGTGCGCGCCTTCGCCAAGCCCGTTCTTGAGATCCTCGCCGGCATCCCGACGATCGTGTACGGCTTTTTCGCTCTGTCGGTCTTCGGTCCGCTGCTTCGCGACCTTGGTTTCAACATCGGACTCGAAGTCTCCGCCTCCAGCGTGCTGACCGCCGGCATCGTCATGGGCGTCATGATCATTCCGTTCGTGTCGTCGCTTTCCGACGACATCATCACGCCGGTGCCGCAGTCGCTGCGCGAAGGCTCCTACGGCCTCGGCGCGACCCAGTCGGAGACGATCAAGAAGGTCATCTTGCCGGCGGCGCTCCCGGGTATTGTCGGCGCCGTGCTGCTCGCGGCCTCCCGCGCCATCGGCGAGACCATGATCGTGGTGTTGGCTGCCGGTATCGCCGCAAATCTCACGCTCAACCCGCTCGAGCCGGTCACGACGATCACCGTGAAGATCGTCAGCCAGCTCACCGGCGACCTTGAGTTCAACAGCCCGCAGACCCTCGTGGCGTTCGCCTTGGGCCTCACGCTGTTCATCATCACCTTGGCGCTCAACGTCTACGCCCTCTACATCGTGCGCAAATATCGGGAGCAGTACGAATAA
- a CDS encoding GcrA family cell cycle regulator, producing the protein MAWTDERVELLKKLWSEGLSASQIAGRLGGVTRNAVIGKVHRLGLSGRATSSRSSVPRPRRTQAPRQNRAPSITFGTRGNVALKPTYEEEYEAAPAPAPVEELVIPLHERATILTLKESMCKWPIGDPTEEGFHFCGRKKTGTSPYCEHHARMAFQPVQARRREKRSATG; encoded by the coding sequence ATGGCTTGGACTGACGAAAGAGTTGAACTGCTGAAGAAGCTTTGGTCCGAAGGACTGAGCGCGAGCCAGATTGCGGGACGCTTAGGCGGAGTGACCCGTAACGCGGTTATCGGCAAGGTGCATCGGCTCGGACTGTCGGGACGCGCGACCAGTTCCCGGTCCAGCGTTCCCCGGCCGAGACGCACCCAGGCGCCACGGCAAAACAGAGCGCCGTCCATCACTTTCGGCACGCGCGGCAACGTCGCGCTGAAGCCGACCTATGAAGAAGAATACGAGGCGGCTCCGGCGCCGGCTCCCGTCGAGGAACTGGTGATCCCGCTGCATGAGCGCGCCACCATCCTCACGTTGAAGGAGTCGATGTGCAAATGGCCGATCGGCGACCCGACCGAAGAAGGGTTTCACTTTTGTGGACGCAAGAAGACCGGCACCTCGCCCTATTGCGAGCATCATGCCCGCATGGCGTTTCAGCCGGTTCAAGCGCGGCGGCGGGAGAAGCGCTCAGCCACTGGCTGA
- the pstB gene encoding phosphate ABC transporter ATP-binding protein PstB: protein MKATDVNLWYGDKQALFDVNLEIFSQSVTALIGPSGCGKSTFLRCLNRMNDVIDICKVKGDIRLDGEDIYAPEVDPVQLRARVGMVFQKPNPFPKSIYENVAYAPRLHGLCATKAQMDEVVETSLIKAGLWEEVKDRLDAPGTGLSGGQQQRLCIARAISVNPEVLLMDEPCSALDPIATATIETLMDELKENLCIAIVTHSMQQAARVSQRTAFFHLGKLVEVNDTSTIFTNPSDQRTQDYVTGRFG, encoded by the coding sequence ATGAAGGCGACGGACGTCAACCTGTGGTATGGCGACAAGCAGGCGCTGTTCGACGTCAACCTCGAGATCTTCAGTCAGTCGGTGACGGCCCTGATCGGTCCCTCCGGTTGCGGCAAATCCACGTTCCTGCGCTGCCTCAACCGCATGAACGATGTGATCGATATCTGTAAGGTAAAGGGTGATATTCGCCTCGACGGCGAAGACATCTATGCCCCCGAGGTCGATCCGGTGCAGCTTCGCGCCCGCGTCGGCATGGTGTTCCAGAAGCCGAACCCGTTCCCCAAGTCCATCTACGAGAACGTGGCCTACGCGCCGCGTTTGCACGGCCTTTGTGCCACCAAGGCTCAAATGGATGAGGTCGTCGAGACCAGCCTCATCAAGGCGGGCCTTTGGGAAGAAGTGAAGGATCGGCTCGATGCGCCGGGTACCGGCCTTTCGGGCGGTCAGCAGCAGCGTCTCTGCATCGCCCGGGCCATCTCGGTGAACCCGGAAGTCCTTTTGATGGACGAGCCTTGCTCTGCGCTCGATCCCATTGCGACGGCGACCATCGAAACACTCATGGATGAGCTCAAAGAGAATCTCTGCATCGCGATCGTGACCCACTCGATGCAGCAGGCCGCACGTGTGTCCCAGCGTACGGCGTTCTTCCATCTCGGCAAGCTCGTCGAGGTGAATGACACGTCGACGATCTTCACCAACCCGTCCGATCAGCGTACCCAAGACTACGTCACTGGTCGCTTCGGTTGA
- the pstA gene encoding phosphate ABC transporter permease PstA, whose amino-acid sequence MTDQTASLASFTGDEARKKLRKRHRAERRFRMYGVAAILFALAFLVFLFTSIFSQGWSAFLQTSIKLPVEFSQDVINPSGNPDAEEEIFRANYVKLARTALYKELGVDPEVRKERRAANELLSRGVDVQLRDMVLRDPSIVGKTEDVWLLASDNADALLKGSIDRETPSDRRAVSDQQVAWIDQLVDNGDMKKRFNTGLFLNGASSSPETAGLGVALIGSFFMMLTVVLLAVPLGVCAALYLEEYAPKARSPDTIEVNINNLAAVPSIVFGLLGLAVFINFFGLPRSASLVGGLVLTLMTLPTIIITTRAAIRAVPPSIREAALGVGASKMQLIGHHVLPLSLPGILTGTIIGLVQALGETAPLLMIGMVAFVVEYPTTPLEPATGLPVQIYMWASSAERGFVERTAGATMVLLAFLIVMNSLAVYLRNRFERKW is encoded by the coding sequence ATGACCGACCAGACCGCCTCCCTCGCGTCCTTTACGGGCGACGAAGCTCGGAAGAAGCTGCGCAAGCGGCATCGGGCAGAGCGCCGCTTCCGGATGTACGGGGTTGCCGCGATCCTTTTCGCGCTTGCCTTCCTCGTCTTCCTGTTTACGTCGATCTTCAGCCAAGGCTGGTCCGCGTTCCTGCAGACCTCCATCAAGCTTCCGGTCGAGTTCAGCCAGGACGTGATCAATCCCTCTGGCAATCCCGATGCTGAAGAGGAAATCTTCCGCGCCAACTACGTGAAGCTCGCGCGCACGGCGCTCTATAAAGAGCTTGGTGTCGATCCCGAGGTTCGCAAGGAGCGCCGCGCCGCCAATGAGCTCTTGTCCCGCGGCGTCGACGTCCAACTCCGCGACATGGTCCTGCGCGATCCGTCGATTGTCGGCAAGACCGAGGATGTCTGGCTCCTTGCAAGCGACAATGCCGACGCTCTGCTGAAGGGCTCTATTGACCGCGAGACGCCGAGCGATCGCCGTGCGGTGAGCGATCAGCAGGTCGCCTGGATCGACCAGCTGGTCGACAACGGCGATATGAAGAAGCGCTTCAACACGGGCCTCTTCCTAAACGGCGCCTCGAGCAGCCCAGAGACCGCCGGTCTCGGTGTGGCGCTCATCGGCTCCTTCTTCATGATGCTTACGGTGGTCTTGCTGGCCGTACCCTTGGGCGTGTGCGCGGCGCTCTATCTCGAGGAGTATGCTCCCAAGGCAAGATCGCCGGACACGATCGAGGTGAACATCAACAACCTCGCGGCGGTGCCGTCCATCGTGTTCGGACTCCTTGGCCTCGCGGTCTTCATCAACTTCTTCGGACTGCCACGGTCGGCGTCCCTCGTCGGCGGTCTCGTGCTGACACTCATGACGCTCCCGACCATCATCATCACGACGCGAGCCGCCATCCGCGCGGTGCCGCCGTCGATCCGCGAGGCGGCTCTCGGCGTCGGAGCGTCCAAGATGCAGTTGATCGGACACCACGTCCTGCCGTTGTCCTTGCCGGGCATTCTGACCGGGACAATTATCGGTCTCGTGCAAGCGCTGGGTGAAACCGCCCCGCTCCTGATGATCGGCATGGTCGCCTTCGTGGTGGAATATCCGACGACTCCGCTCGAGCCCGCCACAGGCCTGCCGGTGCAGATCTATATGTGGGCATCGTCGGCGGAACGTGGTTTCGTGGAACGCACCGCCGGTGCGACCATGGTATTGCTGGCCTTCCTGATCGTGATGAACAGTTTGGCTGTGTATTTACGCAACAGGTTCGAACGCAAATGGTAA
- the phoU gene encoding phosphate signaling complex protein PhoU has protein sequence MEQQNEHTVRSYEEELSLLNNKIAKMGGLAEKVLGQSFEALDRRDPDLAANTIGEDEEIDQLQREIEEQAVIMIARRQPMAYDLRQIMAALRISTDLERIGDLGKNIAKRAVAVVTEQQPKQLMLGLKHMGELSLSQLKDVLDAFIERDAERALNVWYKDEEIDSMYNSLFRELLTYMMEDPRNIGLCTHLLFGAKNIERVGDHATNIAETVYYLVHGRPITDQRPKGDTTSSTAYTSLRSSSF, from the coding sequence ATGGAACAACAGAACGAACATACAGTCCGGTCCTACGAGGAGGAACTATCGCTCCTCAACAACAAGATCGCCAAGATGGGCGGCCTTGCGGAGAAGGTTCTCGGACAATCCTTTGAGGCTCTGGATCGCCGCGATCCGGACCTTGCCGCCAACACGATCGGCGAGGACGAGGAGATCGATCAGCTTCAGCGCGAGATCGAAGAGCAGGCGGTCATCATGATCGCCCGGCGGCAGCCGATGGCCTACGATCTCCGCCAGATCATGGCAGCCTTGCGGATTTCAACGGATCTCGAGCGGATTGGCGACCTTGGCAAGAACATCGCCAAGCGCGCCGTCGCGGTCGTGACGGAGCAGCAGCCGAAGCAGTTGATGCTGGGCCTGAAGCACATGGGCGAGCTGTCGCTCAGCCAGCTCAAGGACGTGCTTGATGCTTTCATCGAGCGCGATGCCGAACGGGCGCTGAACGTCTGGTACAAGGACGAAGAGATCGACTCGATGTACAACTCGCTGTTCCGCGAGCTCCTCACCTACATGATGGAAGATCCGCGGAATATCGGCCTATGCACGCATCTGCTTTTCGGTGCGAAGAACATCGAACGGGTCGGCGACCATGCGACCAATATCGCCGAGACGGTATACTATCTCGTGCATGGCCGGCCGATCACGGATCAGCGTCCGAAAGGCGATACGACCAGTTCGACGGCCTATACGTCGTTGAGAAGCTCGTCCTTCTAA
- the phoB gene encoding phosphate regulon transcriptional regulator PhoB, translated as MNAGAKVLVVEDEEPLALLLRYNLEAEGFAVDVVHRGDEAEVAIAENSPDLIVLDWMLPGLSGLELCRRLRTGKESRTIPIILLTARSEENDRIRGLTTGADDYVVKPFSLPELMARVRAILRRTNPERIASVLTVGDIELDRDSHRVTRNGRQVHLGPTEFRLLEFLMQSPGRVFSRAQLLDGVWGRNVYVDERTVDVHIGRLRKAMMRGSERDPVRTVRGAGYAFSDKLEETA; from the coding sequence ATGAACGCGGGAGCAAAGGTACTGGTTGTCGAGGATGAAGAGCCGCTGGCTCTTCTCCTTCGGTACAATCTGGAGGCCGAAGGCTTTGCCGTCGATGTGGTGCATCGCGGCGACGAGGCCGAAGTCGCAATTGCGGAAAATTCGCCGGACTTGATCGTGCTCGATTGGATGCTGCCGGGCCTGTCTGGGCTCGAGCTGTGCCGGCGGTTGCGTACGGGCAAGGAGTCGCGGACGATACCGATCATCCTGTTGACGGCGCGGAGCGAAGAGAACGACCGCATTCGGGGTTTGACGACGGGCGCGGACGACTACGTGGTGAAGCCCTTCTCCCTGCCCGAGCTGATGGCACGGGTGCGGGCAATTCTCCGCCGCACCAACCCGGAGCGCATCGCCTCCGTGCTGACGGTGGGAGATATCGAGCTCGATCGCGACTCCCATCGTGTCACGCGCAACGGCCGCCAGGTTCACCTCGGGCCGACGGAGTTCCGGCTCTTGGAGTTTCTGATGCAGAGCCCCGGCCGCGTCTTCAGCCGTGCACAGCTCCTCGATGGGGTCTGGGGGCGGAACGTCTATGTCGACGAACGCACGGTGGATGTGCATATCGGCCGTTTGCGCAAGGCCATGATGCGCGGCAGCGAACGCGACCCGGTTCGCACCGTGCGCGGCGCCGGCTACGCGTTTTCCGACAAGCTGGAAGAGACGGCCTAG